From Hymenobacter sedentarius, a single genomic window includes:
- a CDS encoding alpha-amylase family glycosyl hydrolase: MKKLLLAGGLLSLAAFSLPNPPVPTKRTTTNDPNTTAEVPQDNKLVIYQLMTRLFGNKVALNKPYGTIAENGCGKFNDITDKALDEIKKMGVSHVWYTGVIEHATMTDYAAQGIPADDADVVKGRAGSPYAIKDYYDVAPDLAVVVKNRMPEYEALIKRTHDHGLKVLMDFIPNHVARSYKSDAKPQGVVDLGAQDDKTKAFAPNNNFYYLPGKSFVVPAGYNPLGPLRGPREDGKYTETPAKATGNDVFSEAPHVDDWFETTKLNYGVDYQNARKGYFSPVPDTWKKMRDILVFWAGKKVDGFRCDMAEMVPLEFWAYVIPEVKKVNPNIIFIAEAYNPKQYKTFLEQGKFDFLYDKVGLYDGLRRLMRQEGSTEDITKVWKEESNGFASHMLRFLENHDEQRIASKDFATDPKRAIPAMTVTATLASGPVMLYSGQEVAEPAHGSEGFSGEDGRTSIFDYWGVPEHQKWMNQGKFDGAKLSAEQKNLRSFYARLLNLASTSDAIRKGRFYELQDANNLGKEYNQKHLYTYLRYTDKQQLLVVVNFSADKTYRPTINVPAEAVAAMGLNTKKFYTYTDVLNPGEVRNTLNLTLAPLSAYIFEIKPR, translated from the coding sequence ATGAAAAAATTGTTGCTGGCTGGCGGCCTTCTCTCTTTGGCTGCATTCTCTTTGCCCAACCCTCCCGTGCCTACTAAACGCACCACCACCAACGACCCCAACACCACCGCGGAGGTACCCCAGGACAACAAGTTGGTCATCTACCAGTTGATGACGCGCTTGTTTGGCAACAAGGTGGCCCTGAACAAGCCCTACGGTACCATCGCGGAAAACGGCTGCGGCAAGTTCAACGACATCACCGACAAGGCCCTCGACGAAATCAAGAAGATGGGCGTGAGCCACGTGTGGTACACCGGCGTGATTGAGCACGCCACCATGACGGACTACGCCGCCCAGGGCATCCCCGCCGACGACGCCGACGTGGTAAAGGGCCGCGCCGGCTCGCCCTACGCCATCAAGGACTACTACGACGTGGCGCCCGACCTGGCCGTGGTGGTGAAAAACCGCATGCCCGAGTACGAGGCCCTCATCAAGCGCACCCACGACCACGGCCTGAAGGTGCTCATGGACTTCATTCCGAACCACGTGGCGCGCTCCTACAAGTCGGACGCCAAGCCCCAGGGCGTGGTGGACCTGGGCGCCCAGGACGACAAGACCAAGGCCTTCGCGCCCAACAACAACTTCTACTACCTACCCGGCAAGAGCTTTGTGGTGCCCGCCGGCTACAACCCGCTGGGCCCGCTCCGGGGCCCGCGCGAAGACGGCAAGTACACCGAAACCCCCGCCAAAGCCACCGGCAACGACGTATTCTCGGAAGCCCCGCACGTCGACGACTGGTTTGAAACCACCAAGCTCAACTACGGCGTGGACTACCAGAACGCCCGCAAAGGGTACTTCAGCCCCGTGCCCGACACTTGGAAGAAGATGCGCGACATTCTCGTATTCTGGGCTGGCAAAAAAGTAGACGGCTTCCGCTGCGACATGGCCGAGATGGTGCCCCTGGAGTTCTGGGCCTACGTCATTCCGGAGGTGAAAAAGGTGAACCCCAACATCATCTTCATCGCCGAAGCCTACAACCCCAAGCAGTACAAAACCTTCCTGGAGCAGGGCAAATTCGACTTTCTCTACGACAAAGTGGGCCTCTACGACGGCCTGCGCCGCCTCATGCGGCAGGAAGGCTCCACCGAGGACATCACCAAGGTGTGGAAGGAAGAAAGCAACGGCTTCGCGTCGCACATGCTGCGCTTTCTGGAAAATCACGACGAGCAGCGCATTGCCTCCAAGGACTTTGCCACCGACCCCAAGCGCGCCATTCCGGCCATGACCGTGACGGCCACCCTAGCCAGCGGCCCGGTGATGCTTTATTCCGGCCAGGAAGTGGCCGAGCCCGCCCACGGCAGCGAAGGCTTCAGCGGCGAAGACGGCCGCACGTCCATCTTCGACTACTGGGGCGTGCCCGAGCACCAGAAGTGGATGAACCAGGGCAAGTTCGACGGGGCCAAGCTCAGCGCGGAGCAGAAAAACCTGCGCAGCTTCTATGCCCGCTTGCTCAACCTAGCCAGCACCAGCGACGCCATCCGCAAAGGGCGCTTCTACGAGCTGCAGGACGCCAACAACCTGGGCAAGGAATACAACCAGAAGCACCTCTACACCTACCTGCGCTACACCGACAAGCAGCAGCTGCTGGTGGTGGTCAACTTCAGCGCCGACAAAACCTACCGGCCTACCATCAACGTGCCCGCCGAGGCCGTGGCGGCCATGGGCCTGAACACCAAAAAATTCTACACCTACACCGACGTGCTGAACCCGGGCGAGGTCCGCAACACCCTCAACCTCACGCTAGCTCCGTTATCGGCCTATATATTTGAAATAAAGCCCCGGTAA
- a CDS encoding MFS transporter translates to MAAPTAVSSVSTREKPRLSFWQIWNMSFGFLGIQFGFALQNSNMSRIFETMGAKTDEIAYLWLAAPITGLLVQPIIGYLSDRTWHPTFGRRRPFFFIGAVLASLALVVMPNVTALWMAAGMLWILDSSINISMEPFRALVGDLLPSQQRTTGFGAQTFFIGVGAIVGSSLPWIFANWFGVSNTPEPGHISLSLKYAFYVGGLVFFLAVLWTILRTKEYPPENLAEFEAEKKRTAGFANGFRESFQGIFHMPKTMRQLAVVQFFSWFALFSMWIYTTQAVTSHVFHTTDTTSALYNKGGDWVGVCFSVYNGLSAVVALLLPMVARATSRRFTHMLALVMGGVGLISIYFIHDYHYILLSMVGVGIAWASILSVPYAMLAGALPANKMGYYMGVFNFFIVIPQGAAGLILGPLTKHVFHDQPIYTLMLGGVSMIISGLLTLRVHDADDIRLPIEAPAESLGYDALSPANPEV, encoded by the coding sequence ATGGCTGCTCCCACCGCCGTTTCCTCGGTTAGTACCCGCGAAAAACCCCGCCTCAGCTTCTGGCAAATCTGGAACATGAGTTTCGGATTCCTCGGCATTCAATTCGGCTTTGCGCTGCAAAACAGCAACATGAGCCGGATTTTTGAAACCATGGGGGCCAAGACCGACGAAATAGCCTACCTGTGGCTGGCCGCGCCCATCACGGGCCTGCTGGTGCAGCCCATCATCGGCTACCTGTCCGACCGCACCTGGCACCCCACCTTTGGCCGGCGGCGCCCCTTCTTTTTCATCGGGGCGGTGCTGGCTTCTCTGGCCCTGGTGGTGATGCCCAACGTGACGGCGCTCTGGATGGCGGCCGGCATGCTCTGGATTCTGGACTCGAGCATCAACATTTCCATGGAGCCCTTCCGGGCCCTGGTCGGCGACCTGCTGCCCTCGCAGCAGCGCACCACGGGCTTTGGCGCCCAAACCTTCTTTATCGGCGTGGGGGCCATCGTGGGCTCCTCACTGCCGTGGATATTCGCCAACTGGTTTGGCGTATCCAACACGCCCGAGCCCGGCCACATTTCGCTATCGCTGAAGTACGCGTTTTACGTGGGCGGGCTGGTGTTCTTCCTCGCCGTGCTCTGGACCATCCTGCGCACCAAGGAGTACCCGCCCGAAAACCTAGCCGAATTTGAAGCCGAAAAGAAGCGCACGGCCGGCTTTGCTAACGGCTTCCGGGAGTCGTTTCAGGGCATCTTCCACATGCCCAAAACCATGCGTCAGCTGGCCGTGGTGCAGTTCTTTTCCTGGTTTGCGCTGTTTTCGATGTGGATATACACCACGCAGGCCGTCACCAGCCACGTGTTCCACACCACCGACACCACCTCAGCGCTCTACAACAAAGGCGGCGACTGGGTGGGCGTGTGCTTCTCAGTCTACAACGGCTTGTCGGCGGTAGTAGCCCTGCTGCTGCCCATGGTGGCCCGGGCCACCAGCCGCCGCTTCACCCACATGCTGGCCTTGGTAATGGGTGGCGTGGGGCTAATTTCCATCTACTTCATTCACGACTACCACTACATCCTGTTGTCGATGGTGGGCGTGGGCATTGCCTGGGCCAGCATCCTGTCGGTGCCCTACGCCATGCTGGCCGGGGCCCTGCCCGCCAATAAGATGGGCTACTACATGGGCGTGTTCAACTTCTTTATCGTAATTCCGCAAGGCGCGGCCGGCCTGATTCTGGGCCCGCTCACCAAGCATGTGTTTCACGACCAGCCCATTTACACCCTCATGCTAGGCGGCGTGTCCATGATAATCTCGGGCCTGCTCACCCTGCGCGTGCACGACGCCGACGACATCCGCCTGCCCATCGAAGCGCCCGCCGAAAGCCTGGGCTACGACGCCCTCTCCCCCGCCAACCCGGAAGTATAA
- a CDS encoding glycosyltransferase gives MLLAAVFFGLFFSVCIAALVWPRPRARRRGPRRVGRPRVSILVAARNEEATIERCLRSLAAQHYPASRLEILIADDGSTDNTAAVVRAFIAGKPQFRLLAVPGGAGAIRGKTNALAHLCRVATADYFLFTDADMALAPDWVSAMLAAATPGVGVVTGITTAGGGLFGRLQGLDWLFGLNLIGLLADHGLPATALGNNMLLTRAAYHDVGGYEGMAFSTHEDLQIFRRIVARGWGFRNLCSPAVLGVSAPQPTVAALLQQRKRWMKGTTDLPWYCSGLFGLYAAFYTVLFWPGLLPLAPLALLYGGKVFLQTLFLHAALRRVGRRERLGVLLLYEPYLCLMSVLVLAYVLWPGPVEWKQRRYTWAEA, from the coding sequence ATGCTGCTGGCGGCTGTTTTCTTTGGGCTATTCTTTAGTGTTTGCATCGCCGCGTTGGTGTGGCCCCGGCCGCGGGCCCGGCGGCGGGGGCCCCGGCGGGTGGGCCGGCCACGGGTGAGCATTCTGGTAGCGGCCCGCAACGAGGAGGCCACCATCGAGCGCTGCCTTCGCTCGCTGGCTGCCCAGCATTACCCAGCCAGCCGCCTGGAAATCCTGATTGCCGACGATGGCTCCACCGACAACACGGCCGCGGTGGTGCGGGCCTTTATTGCGGGCAAGCCGCAGTTTCGGCTGCTGGCGGTGCCCGGCGGCGCGGGTGCCATCCGGGGCAAGACCAATGCCCTGGCCCACCTCTGCCGCGTGGCCACGGCCGACTATTTCCTGTTTACCGATGCTGACATGGCGTTGGCGCCCGACTGGGTTTCGGCCATGCTGGCTGCCGCCACGCCCGGGGTGGGCGTGGTCACGGGCATCACCACGGCCGGGGGCGGCCTGTTTGGGCGCCTGCAGGGGCTGGACTGGCTTTTTGGGCTGAACCTCATCGGCTTGCTGGCCGACCACGGCCTGCCCGCCACCGCCCTGGGCAACAACATGCTCCTCACCCGCGCGGCCTACCACGACGTGGGCGGCTACGAGGGCATGGCCTTCAGCACCCACGAAGACCTGCAGATATTTCGGCGCATCGTGGCCCGGGGCTGGGGCTTCCGCAACCTTTGCTCGCCGGCCGTGCTGGGGGTTTCGGCCCCCCAGCCCACCGTGGCCGCCTTGCTCCAGCAACGCAAGCGCTGGATGAAAGGCACCACCGACTTGCCGTGGTATTGCAGCGGGTTGTTTGGGCTCTACGCGGCTTTTTACACCGTGCTGTTCTGGCCGGGCCTGCTGCCGCTGGCGCCGTTGGCACTGCTGTACGGCGGCAAAGTATTCCTCCAAACTTTGTTTTTGCACGCTGCCCTGCGCCGGGTGGGGCGGCGCGAGCGGCTGGGCGTGCTGCTGCTCTACGAGCCCTACCTGTGCCTGATGTCGGTGCTGGTGCTGGCGTACGTGCTGTGGCCCGGGCCCGTAGAGTGGAAGCAGCGCCGCTACACCTGGGCCGAGGCCTGA
- a CDS encoding protoporphyrinogen/coproporphyrinogen oxidase has product MISSSKPIIIVGAGMAGLACATWLHRAGQSVLVLDAADAVGGRVRTDVTAEGFRLDRGFQVLLTNYPEARRMFDYQALNLKAFRSGAVIRMPDGQETALQNPLQRPLAAFSALKSPVGTLADKLRIVSLVRHVLKYTPEELLARPATDTLSFLRRYGWSEQMINTFFKPFFGGVFLDRDLSTASNFFEFVFQQFVTGEAAIPALGMQQLPEQLASRLPAGAVRLSTPVAAVEGTQVRLTSGQVLQGAAVVVATDGLTALRLLAGRSGNADDGFSVKAASFPTAARITTCTYFAAEGHSPGRGDKLLRLNASPNALAHNVSFPADVSAAYAPAGKSLVSVSTHGERSLNGAELTTRLREELAAWFGPAARQWQHLRTYRIAAALPVYLAGQPVRQPLKLAEGLYRCSDWAAYPSLNAALATGREVAEMLIE; this is encoded by the coding sequence ATGATTTCTAGTTCAAAACCCATCATCATCGTTGGCGCTGGCATGGCCGGCTTGGCTTGCGCCACGTGGCTGCACCGCGCCGGCCAGTCGGTGCTGGTGCTCGATGCGGCGGATGCGGTGGGCGGCCGCGTGCGCACCGACGTGACCGCCGAGGGCTTCCGGCTTGACCGGGGCTTCCAAGTGCTGCTCACCAACTACCCCGAGGCGCGGCGCATGTTCGACTACCAGGCATTGAACCTGAAAGCCTTTCGCTCGGGCGCCGTTATTCGGATGCCCGACGGCCAGGAAACCGCCTTGCAAAACCCGCTGCAGCGCCCGCTGGCAGCTTTTTCGGCGCTTAAATCCCCCGTCGGTACGCTGGCCGATAAGCTGCGCATCGTGAGCCTGGTGCGGCACGTGCTGAAGTACACGCCGGAAGAACTGCTGGCCCGCCCGGCCACCGATACGCTCAGCTTCCTGCGGCGCTACGGCTGGAGCGAGCAGATGATAAACACCTTTTTCAAGCCGTTCTTCGGGGGTGTCTTTCTCGACCGGGACCTGAGCACAGCCAGCAATTTCTTCGAGTTTGTGTTTCAGCAGTTTGTGACCGGCGAGGCCGCCATCCCGGCCCTGGGCATGCAGCAGCTGCCCGAGCAGCTGGCCAGCCGCCTGCCCGCCGGAGCCGTGCGCCTGAGTACACCGGTAGCGGCGGTGGAGGGCACGCAGGTACGGCTCACCTCGGGGCAGGTGCTGCAGGGCGCGGCCGTGGTGGTGGCCACCGACGGGCTCACGGCCCTGCGCCTGCTGGCCGGCCGCAGCGGCAACGCCGACGACGGCTTCAGCGTGAAAGCCGCCAGCTTTCCCACGGCGGCGCGCATTACTACGTGTACCTATTTCGCGGCCGAAGGCCATTCGCCGGGCCGGGGCGATAAACTCTTGCGGCTGAACGCCAGCCCCAACGCGCTGGCCCACAACGTGAGCTTCCCGGCCGATGTCAGCGCGGCGTACGCCCCGGCGGGGAAGTCGCTGGTTTCGGTGAGCACCCACGGCGAACGCAGCCTGAACGGAGCCGAACTTACAACCCGCCTGCGCGAAGAGCTGGCGGCATGGTTTGGACCCGCGGCCCGGCAGTGGCAGCACCTGCGCACCTACCGCATTGCCGCCGCCTTGCCCGTGTACCTGGCGGGGCAGCCGGTTCGGCAGCCCCTCAAGCTGGCCGAGGGCCTGTACCGCTGCAGCGATTGGGCGGCTTACCCTTCGCTGAATGCGGCGTTGGCCACGGGCCGGGAAGTGGCCGAAATGCTGATTGAGTAG
- a CDS encoding c-type heme family protein: protein MSNPLFRLFNLLRPAANRAGRCSSLVLAVALAATGCRPDQIEHLKDSKRIGIEAENWEVKRIMPKDLLHATRWAGDSLSATADTLLRRTLARELAAGGVARAAAFCKPETYRFVDSLAGVLKATPRRVSERPRNPAHRGVLPAGEMRTDTTRTISRESQEVFFYQRPIVLNNALCLRCHGEVGKDIAPADYALIQKRYPQDQATGYRLGQQMGAWQMSLRRDGVAEFWTMKTRKKWKEHKMPKLF, encoded by the coding sequence ATGTCAAACCCCCTTTTTCGCCTCTTCAACTTGCTGCGCCCGGCAGCCAATCGTGCCGGCAGGTGCAGCTCCCTTGTGCTGGCCGTGGCCCTGGCGGCTACCGGCTGCCGCCCCGACCAGATTGAGCACCTCAAGGACAGCAAGCGCATCGGCATCGAAGCCGAGAACTGGGAAGTGAAGCGTATCATGCCCAAAGACTTGCTGCACGCCACCCGTTGGGCTGGCGATTCGCTCAGCGCCACAGCCGACACGCTGCTGCGCCGCACCCTGGCCCGCGAGCTGGCCGCGGGCGGCGTGGCCCGGGCAGCCGCGTTTTGCAAGCCGGAAACCTACCGCTTCGTGGATTCGCTGGCGGGCGTGCTCAAGGCCACGCCCCGCCGCGTGAGCGAACGGCCCCGCAACCCCGCCCACCGCGGCGTGCTGCCGGCCGGCGAAATGCGCACCGACACCACCCGCACCATCTCGCGCGAGTCGCAGGAAGTGTTTTTCTACCAGCGGCCCATTGTGCTCAACAATGCCCTCTGCCTGCGCTGCCACGGCGAGGTTGGCAAAGACATTGCCCCTGCCGACTACGCCCTTATTCAGAAGCGGTACCCGCAGGACCAGGCCACCGGCTACCGCTTGGGCCAGCAGATGGGCGCCTGGCAAATGAGCCTGCGGCGGGACGGCGTGGCCGAGTTCTGGACCATGAAAACGCGCAAAAAGTGGAAGGAACACAAGATGCCCAAGCTGTTTTAG
- the thrC gene encoding threonine synthase, producing the protein MKYYSLRHQSPRVDFRTAAVTGQAPDGGLYFPESIPKFPAGFVRELRSLSKATVALNVMRPYVGSTMPDSDLQRICTEAVDFDFPLVPVEPGVTALELFHGPTLAFKDVGARFMSRCLGYFAQRGDTPPVTVLVATSGDTGGAVASGFLGVPGVEVVILYPSGKVSPVQEQQLTTLGQNIAALEVDGTFDDCQALVKQAFRDPDLAQRRYLTSANSINVARWLPQQLYYCFAWQQWPATAPAPVVSVPSGNFGNLCAGLLAQASGLPLGHFIAACNANDPVPVYLRTGHFTARPAVATFSNAMDVGNPSNFARILELFDNDLGKMRAALSADTVTDAETVAAIRQVWAKDGYLLDPHGAVAYTALRRYQAQHAAAEGLILATAHPVKFPDVVEPILGHAIPLPAAVQHLQGRPKRSVPLAVDYEQLKAYLMA; encoded by the coding sequence ATGAAATACTACAGCCTCCGCCACCAGTCGCCGCGGGTTGACTTTCGCACCGCCGCCGTAACCGGGCAGGCGCCCGATGGCGGCCTGTATTTCCCCGAATCCATCCCGAAGTTTCCGGCGGGCTTTGTGCGCGAGCTGCGCAGCCTGAGCAAAGCCACGGTGGCCCTGAACGTGATGCGGCCCTACGTGGGCAGCACCATGCCCGACAGCGACTTGCAGCGCATCTGCACCGAGGCGGTGGACTTTGACTTCCCGCTGGTGCCCGTGGAGCCGGGCGTGACGGCGCTAGAGCTGTTTCACGGGCCCACGCTGGCGTTTAAAGACGTGGGGGCGCGGTTTATGAGCCGCTGCCTGGGCTACTTTGCCCAACGCGGCGACACGCCGCCCGTGACGGTGCTGGTGGCCACTTCTGGCGACACGGGCGGCGCGGTGGCCAGCGGCTTTCTGGGCGTGCCGGGCGTGGAAGTGGTGATACTCTACCCTTCGGGCAAGGTGAGCCCGGTGCAGGAGCAGCAGCTCACCACCTTGGGCCAAAACATTGCCGCGCTCGAAGTAGACGGCACTTTTGATGATTGCCAGGCCTTAGTAAAGCAGGCCTTTCGCGACCCGGATTTAGCCCAACGGCGCTACCTCACCTCGGCCAACTCCATCAACGTGGCGCGGTGGCTGCCGCAGCAGCTTTACTACTGCTTTGCCTGGCAGCAGTGGCCGGCCACGGCGCCCGCGCCGGTGGTGTCGGTGCCCAGCGGCAACTTTGGCAACCTGTGCGCTGGTTTGCTGGCGCAGGCTTCGGGGCTTCCATTGGGCCATTTTATTGCGGCCTGCAACGCCAACGACCCCGTGCCAGTGTACCTGCGCACTGGCCATTTTACAGCCCGCCCTGCCGTGGCCACCTTCTCCAATGCTATGGACGTGGGCAACCCCAGCAACTTTGCCCGCATTCTGGAGCTGTTCGACAACGACCTGGGCAAGATGCGGGCGGCCCTGAGCGCCGATACCGTGACCGATGCCGAAACCGTGGCTGCGATTCGCCAGGTTTGGGCCAAGGATGGCTACCTGCTGGACCCGCACGGCGCCGTGGCCTACACTGCCCTGCGCCGCTACCAGGCACAGCACGCCGCGGCCGAAGGACTGATTCTGGCCACGGCGCACCCCGTCAAATTTCCCGACGTAGTGGAGCCAATTCTGGGCCACGCCATTCCGCTGCCCGCGGCGGTGCAGCACCTGCAGGGCCGGCCAAAACGAAGCGTCCCGCTGGCGGTTGATTACGAACAACTCAAAGCCTACTTAATGGCGTAG
- a CDS encoding homoserine kinase, translating to MPDSVLVHSPATLSNLGCGFDVLGLALAAPYDTIRLRRTATPGVCIRHLDGYNLPTDPTRNVAGVALLALLREVPEEIGFEVEITKGIMPGSGVGSSSASAAGAVVGANALLGNRFTKMELIDFAMAGEAVASGARHADNIAPAIFGGFTVVRALEPAIDIVALPAPPMWVAVVHPQIEVKTSESRKVLPAAVPLGLAVRQWANVAGLVSGFLTADYELIGRSLDDYIVEPARQALIPGLAEARKRALAAGAIGGGISGSGPSIFMLNKTEAIAQAVGEALGSVFAELGIEFKTYVGPVGTEGAKVICES from the coding sequence ATGCCCGATTCCGTTCTCGTTCACTCACCGGCTACCCTTTCCAACCTGGGCTGCGGCTTCGATGTGCTGGGCCTGGCCCTGGCCGCTCCCTACGACACCATCCGCCTGCGGCGCACCGCCACGCCGGGCGTGTGCATCCGGCACCTCGACGGCTATAACCTGCCCACCGACCCCACCCGCAACGTGGCCGGCGTGGCCCTGCTGGCGCTCCTGCGCGAGGTTCCGGAAGAAATCGGCTTCGAGGTCGAAATCACCAAAGGCATTATGCCCGGCAGCGGCGTGGGCAGCAGCTCGGCCAGTGCTGCGGGCGCCGTGGTGGGCGCCAACGCCTTGTTGGGCAACCGCTTTACCAAAATGGAGCTGATTGACTTCGCCATGGCTGGCGAGGCCGTGGCTTCCGGTGCGCGCCACGCCGACAACATTGCGCCGGCCATTTTTGGCGGGTTCACCGTGGTGCGGGCCCTGGAGCCGGCCATCGACATTGTGGCCCTGCCCGCGCCGCCCATGTGGGTGGCCGTGGTGCACCCCCAAATTGAGGTGAAAACCAGCGAGTCGCGCAAGGTGCTGCCCGCCGCGGTGCCGCTGGGGCTGGCCGTGCGCCAGTGGGCCAACGTAGCCGGCCTGGTATCGGGCTTTCTCACGGCAGATTATGAGCTGATTGGCCGCTCGCTGGACGATTATATCGTAGAGCCGGCCCGGCAGGCGCTCATTCCGGGCCTGGCCGAGGCGCGGAAACGGGCGCTGGCCGCCGGCGCCATCGGGGGCGGTATTTCCGGATCAGGCCCATCCATTTTCATGCTGAACAAAACCGAGGCCATTGCGCAGGCGGTAGGGGAGGCGCTGGGCAGCGTTTTTGCGGAGCTGGGCATTGAGTTCAAAACCTACGTGGGCCCAGTGGGCACGGAAGGCGCGAAGGTTATTTGCGAATCGTGA